One Paenisporosarcina sp. FSL H8-0542 genomic region harbors:
- a CDS encoding alpha/beta hydrolase, with the protein MKRRILWITSILSSIMTAGAAIFGFVFTNRLMYLKKKDDAFILNREITAKRFDEAWFNIVRKTEKWIDSPNGYPVKAIFLEPLDTNNFVVICHGVTENKINSVKYARLFERLGFNSVVYDHRRHGDSGGKTTSFGHYEKMDLQVIVNAVKNYAGEDAIIGIHGESMGAATTILYAGTLEDQAHFYISDCAFSDFTDQLLYLMKKETPLRSSLAIKLADVFLRVRDGYSMKLVSPREAVSHIEKPVLFIHSLPDDFILPEMTKELYELKQGPKQLKLFEIGPHAQSYNQNAEEYEKTVAEFLHTYDLLPTL; encoded by the coding sequence ATGAAGCGTCGCATTCTTTGGATCACCAGTATTCTCTCGAGTATTATGACCGCAGGAGCGGCGATTTTTGGTTTTGTGTTTACAAACCGACTCATGTATCTGAAGAAAAAAGATGATGCGTTTATATTAAATCGTGAAATTACTGCGAAAAGATTCGATGAGGCTTGGTTCAATATTGTACGAAAAACGGAGAAATGGATTGACAGCCCTAATGGCTACCCAGTTAAAGCAATTTTCCTGGAACCTTTGGATACAAATAACTTCGTCGTCATTTGCCACGGTGTCACAGAAAACAAAATAAATTCAGTAAAATATGCCCGTCTCTTTGAACGGTTGGGTTTTAATTCAGTTGTATATGATCATCGTCGGCATGGTGATTCTGGGGGTAAAACAACGAGTTTCGGTCACTATGAAAAAATGGATTTACAGGTAATAGTCAACGCAGTTAAAAACTATGCCGGTGAAGACGCAATCATTGGGATTCATGGGGAGTCGATGGGAGCCGCTACAACCATTCTGTATGCTGGAACTTTGGAAGATCAAGCTCATTTTTATATATCTGATTGTGCGTTTTCAGATTTTACCGATCAACTACTGTACTTAATGAAAAAAGAAACACCACTTCGTTCAAGTCTTGCAATAAAATTGGCGGATGTCTTTTTACGGGTACGGGACGGATATTCCATGAAACTTGTATCACCTAGAGAAGCAGTATCTCATATCGAGAAACCGGTTTTATTCATTCATAGTTTACCTGATGATTTCATTTTGCCTGAAATGACTAAAGAGCTGTATGAGTTGAAACAAGGACCAAAACAATTAAAACTATTTGAAATTGGTCCCCATGCACAATCATATAATCAAAATGCTGAGGAATATGAAAAAACAGTCGCAGAATTCCTTCACACCTATGATCTTTTACCAACATTATAA
- a CDS encoding YneF family protein — protein MQLWLAITLIIVALVGGAVIGFYGARQYMMKYLKENPPINEQMLRMMMAQMGRKPSEKQVKQMMNQMNKMQK, from the coding sequence ATGCAATTATGGTTAGCAATTACTTTAATCATCGTGGCGTTAGTAGGTGGAGCTGTAATCGGTTTTTATGGCGCCCGTCAATATATGATGAAGTATTTAAAAGAGAACCCACCAATCAATGAACAAATGCTTCGCATGATGATGGCTCAAATGGGTCGTAAACCATCTGAAAAACAAGTGAAACAAATGATGAACCAAATGAATAAAATGCAAAAATAA
- a CDS encoding DUF896 domain-containing protein has protein sequence MLSPDKISRINELSKKSKSVGLSIEEAKEQTSLRKEYLETFRSSMRSTIENVKVVDPEGNDVTPDKVKALKEKKFLN, from the coding sequence ATGTTATCTCCTGATAAAATTTCACGAATTAATGAATTGTCCAAAAAATCCAAGTCTGTGGGTCTTAGTATAGAAGAAGCGAAAGAACAAACGTCCTTACGAAAAGAATATCTTGAAACGTTTCGTTCATCTATGAGAAGTACCATTGAAAATGTTAAAGTGGTTGATCCAGAAGGAAATGATGTTACACCAGATAAAGTGAAAGCGTTAAAAGAAAAGAAATTTCTGAATTAA
- a CDS encoding hydroxymethylglutaryl-CoA lyase, with the protein MFSLPNNVTIIEVGPRDGLQNEKNEVSTENKLAFIQALQTAGIEEMEITSFVSPKWVPQMADATEIVQGVHKQGRQIVLTPNSKGVERALSAGAKNVAVFVGVSNTFNLKNINKTTAQSMQELKPVIIDLKQQGIFVRACISTAFYCPYEGKIDINETVALCKEFASWGIDELSVADTIGMANPQESYELFTLLIREIPQVLMNAHFHDTRKMGLANIYAALLAGVTRFDTSAGGLGGCPFAPGATGNVATEDVVNMLHTMGVNTGIDLNKLCKAVSIIAPHVSRPIDTGMFRLYELNQA; encoded by the coding sequence ATGTTTAGTTTACCAAACAATGTGACAATTATCGAGGTCGGTCCAAGAGATGGTCTTCAGAATGAGAAAAATGAGGTTTCAACCGAAAATAAGCTTGCATTTATTCAAGCATTACAAACAGCTGGAATAGAAGAAATGGAAATCACTTCGTTTGTATCTCCAAAATGGGTCCCACAAATGGCCGATGCAACCGAGATTGTACAAGGGGTTCACAAGCAAGGACGTCAAATCGTGCTAACACCCAACTCTAAAGGAGTAGAACGTGCACTTTCTGCAGGAGCAAAAAATGTAGCAGTTTTTGTAGGTGTCAGTAATACATTCAATTTAAAGAACATAAATAAAACAACGGCGCAAAGCATGCAGGAATTAAAACCTGTTATCATCGATTTAAAACAACAAGGAATTTTTGTTCGGGCATGTATCTCTACGGCTTTTTATTGTCCGTATGAAGGGAAAATCGACATTAATGAAACGGTGGCTTTATGCAAAGAGTTCGCAAGCTGGGGTATTGACGAACTTAGTGTTGCCGATACAATCGGCATGGCGAATCCACAGGAAAGTTATGAATTATTCACATTACTGATTCGCGAAATTCCACAAGTTTTGATGAATGCACATTTCCACGACACACGAAAAATGGGCTTAGCAAATATTTACGCGGCTCTTCTTGCAGGTGTAACACGATTCGATACATCAGCTGGTGGACTGGGTGGTTGTCCTTTTGCGCCCGGGGCAACAGGAAATGTAGCAACTGAAGATGTCGTGAATATGTTACATACAATGGGAGTAAACACAGGAATTGATCTGAATAAATTATGTAAAGCGGTTTCTATTATAGCTCCTCACGTTTCGAGACCGATAGATACGGGCATGTTTAGATTATACGAATTAAATCAAGCATAG
- a CDS encoding recombinase family protein has translation MDNSNSVVLYCRVSTEKEAQETSLSRQEEELRQFALEQNYFVWDVFIDQHSGYSVEREGLLDLLDYVKQHSISTVLIQDETRLGRGNSRMAILHMLKKLEVQVISLNDGGSIRLNEMDTMMLEILALVEEYQRKLHNAKIRRGMRRAVEHGFKPEKNLRDQGNPEGRERKDIPIEEIVKLRNNGLTYEEIASTLRGFGFPVSKATVHRRYIEYKERFGG, from the coding sequence ATGGATAATTCTAATTCCGTTGTATTATATTGCCGTGTCAGTACGGAAAAAGAGGCTCAGGAGACGTCGCTGTCCCGCCAAGAAGAAGAATTACGCCAGTTCGCTCTAGAACAGAATTATTTTGTCTGGGACGTATTCATTGATCAACATAGTGGTTACTCTGTAGAACGAGAAGGATTGCTTGATTTACTGGATTATGTAAAACAACATTCAATTTCAACCGTTTTAATTCAGGATGAAACAAGGTTGGGACGAGGCAATTCACGAATGGCTATTTTACATATGCTAAAAAAATTAGAGGTTCAAGTTATTTCTTTAAACGATGGCGGTTCAATCCGATTGAATGAAATGGATACGATGATGTTGGAAATTTTAGCGCTGGTAGAAGAATACCAACGGAAATTGCATAATGCGAAAATTCGTAGAGGGATGAGAAGGGCAGTAGAACACGGTTTCAAGCCTGAAAAAAATCTCAGAGATCAAGGGAATCCAGAAGGAAGAGAACGAAAAGATATTCCTATCGAAGAAATTGTGAAATTGCGAAATAACGGACTGACCTATGAAGAAATTGCTTCGACACTGAGAGGTTTCGGTTTTCCTGTGAGCAAAGCCACAGTTCATCGAAGATATATTGAGTATAAAGAAAGATTTGGAGGCTAA
- the sirA gene encoding sporulation inhibitor of replication protein SirA, with the protein MRTYKIFHIKKAYQPFVLGREKMLQEILGRDNMQSNQDHNEMTYVCEKIDEEFIKQSLERKLSRLFSHNEQDMHKLLLEHPLKGSIQMKFEPYCVHVWCKGSHMLDLDLFAGFSDSSDCYMAFQQEEASFGWLKPIKVGSIHSFTEILDFA; encoded by the coding sequence ATGCGCACATATAAAATTTTTCACATTAAAAAAGCATACCAACCTTTCGTTTTAGGCCGGGAAAAAATGCTTCAGGAAATACTGGGAAGAGACAATATGCAAAGTAACCAGGACCATAATGAGATGACATATGTGTGCGAGAAAATAGATGAAGAATTCATCAAACAAAGTTTGGAGAGAAAACTAAGTCGTTTGTTTTCGCATAACGAACAGGATATGCATAAACTGTTGCTTGAACATCCATTAAAAGGATCCATTCAAATGAAGTTTGAACCATATTGTGTACATGTGTGGTGTAAGGGGTCCCATATGCTTGATTTGGATTTATTTGCAGGGTTTTCCGATTCTAGTGATTGCTATATGGCTTTCCAGCAAGAAGAAGCATCCTTTGGCTGGCTTAAGCCAATCAAAGTAGGATCCATTCATTCATTTACAGAAATTCTAGACTTCGCCTAG
- the tkt gene encoding transketolase, which yields MSQHVDHLAISTIRTLSIDAIEKANSGHPGLPMGAAPMAYTLWTKHLRHNPENPNWFNRDRFVLSAGHGSMLLYSLLHLGGYDLPMEELKNFRQWNSKTPGHPEYGHTAGVEATTGPLGQGIAMSVGMAMAERHLAAVYNKPNHEVVDHYTYALCGDGDLMEGVAAEAISLAGHLQLDKLIVLYDSNDISLDGDLNKSFSEKIQKRFESYGWNYLHVADGNSLEDLSNAIETAKNHKGQPTLIEVKTIIGFGSPNKSGKSDVHGAPLGKDEALLTKESYKWTFEQDFHVPEEVYAAFKESAEKLGGVNEASWNEQFASYKSEYPELAQQLELAIKGDLPENYDSEIPVYEVGTSHATRSSSGDVLNAIAKTVPSFFGGSADLAGSNKTTIKGAGDFSSDSYEGRNIWFGVREFAMGAALNGMALHGGLHVFGGTFFVFSDYVRPAVRLSALMGLPVTYVFTHDSIAVGEDGPTHEPVEQLASLRAMPNLSVIRPADANESAEAWKLAVSSKSVPTALILSRQNLPVLEHSAARAAEGVAKGAYVVSPANKELADALLLATGSEVSLAVDAQQLLAEEGIDVAVISMPSWDRFEQQDAEYKNSVLPKTVKKRLAIEMGVSFGWERYTGDEGSVLGIDRFGASAPGEIVMKEFGFSKENVVARVKSLLNK from the coding sequence ATGTCTCAACACGTAGATCATTTAGCCATCAGTACTATCCGCACGTTATCAATCGATGCGATTGAAAAAGCAAATTCAGGTCATCCAGGTTTACCAATGGGTGCAGCCCCTATGGCTTATACTCTTTGGACGAAACATTTACGTCATAATCCGGAAAATCCTAACTGGTTTAATCGTGACCGTTTTGTATTATCAGCGGGCCATGGTTCCATGTTGCTTTATAGCTTATTGCACTTAGGTGGTTATGATTTACCAATGGAAGAGCTTAAAAACTTCCGACAATGGAATTCTAAAACACCAGGACATCCTGAATACGGTCATACTGCTGGAGTTGAAGCTACAACAGGACCACTTGGACAAGGGATAGCTATGTCAGTTGGTATGGCAATGGCTGAGCGCCATTTAGCTGCGGTTTACAATAAACCGAACCATGAAGTTGTAGATCATTACACTTATGCTTTATGTGGTGATGGGGACTTAATGGAAGGTGTTGCTGCGGAAGCCATTTCACTAGCAGGACACTTGCAATTGGATAAACTGATTGTATTGTACGACAGTAATGATATCTCGTTGGACGGGGATTTGAATAAATCTTTCTCTGAAAAAATTCAGAAACGCTTTGAGTCTTATGGTTGGAACTATTTGCATGTAGCAGATGGGAATTCACTAGAAGATCTTTCAAATGCTATTGAAACGGCTAAAAACCATAAAGGACAACCAACTCTTATTGAAGTGAAAACGATCATTGGTTTTGGCTCTCCAAACAAATCTGGTAAATCAGATGTTCACGGCGCGCCATTAGGTAAAGATGAGGCACTGCTTACAAAAGAAAGCTACAAATGGACTTTCGAACAAGACTTCCATGTACCGGAAGAAGTTTATGCTGCTTTCAAAGAGTCAGCTGAAAAACTTGGCGGGGTAAATGAAGCTTCTTGGAACGAACAATTTGCATCTTATAAATCAGAATATCCAGAGCTTGCACAACAGTTGGAGCTTGCAATTAAAGGGGATCTTCCTGAAAATTACGATTCAGAAATTCCAGTTTATGAAGTTGGTACTTCTCATGCAACTCGTTCATCTTCTGGTGACGTTTTGAATGCAATCGCAAAAACTGTCCCTTCATTCTTCGGAGGAAGTGCGGATTTAGCTGGTTCAAATAAGACGACAATCAAAGGTGCGGGTGATTTCTCAAGTGACTCGTACGAAGGCCGTAACATTTGGTTCGGTGTTCGTGAATTTGCGATGGGTGCTGCCTTGAACGGTATGGCCCTACATGGTGGTTTACACGTATTTGGCGGTACATTCTTCGTATTCAGCGATTATGTACGACCAGCTGTACGTTTATCAGCATTAATGGGACTTCCTGTTACTTATGTATTTACACATGACAGTATTGCAGTTGGAGAAGATGGTCCAACGCATGAGCCGGTTGAACAATTGGCATCATTGCGTGCTATGCCAAACTTGTCCGTCATTCGTCCGGCAGATGCCAACGAATCGGCAGAAGCTTGGAAATTAGCTGTTTCATCTAAATCAGTGCCAACAGCGTTGATTTTATCTAGACAAAACTTACCGGTTCTAGAACACTCTGCTGCTCGAGCAGCTGAAGGTGTTGCAAAAGGGGCTTATGTTGTTTCTCCTGCAAACAAAGAACTGGCAGACGCATTGCTCTTAGCAACTGGTTCTGAAGTTTCACTTGCTGTGGATGCACAACAACTGTTAGCAGAAGAAGGAATTGATGTAGCAGTTATTTCGATGCCGTCATGGGATCGCTTTGAACAGCAAGATGCCGAATATAAAAATAGTGTCTTGCCGAAAACGGTCAAAAAACGTTTGGCTATCGAAATGGGCGTATCATTTGGCTGGGAACGTTACACAGGTGACGAAGGCAGTGTGTTAGGAATCGATCGTTTTGGTGCAAGCGCACCAGGAGAAATCGTTATGAAAGAATTTGGTTTCTCTAAAGAAAACGTAGTAGCGCGTGTGAAATCTTTATTGAATAAATAA
- a CDS encoding phage holin: MSETNNHAPFDKMMIVRTVVLLLAWLNQYLVIKGNSPLPISDTEITAFITFAASMWAWWKNNDVRFKARRNTQYLKDKGLK, translated from the coding sequence GTGAGCGAAACAAATAATCACGCCCCGTTTGATAAAATGATGATCGTTCGGACAGTAGTTCTTTTATTAGCTTGGCTCAATCAATATTTGGTCATAAAAGGTAATAGTCCATTGCCCATCAGTGATACGGAGATTACGGCTTTCATTACTTTTGCAGCATCTATGTGGGCCTGGTGGAAAAACAATGATGTTCGTTTTAAAGCAAGAAGAAATACACAGTATTTAAAGGATAAAGGGTTAAAGTAA
- the rlmN gene encoding 23S rRNA (adenine(2503)-C(2))-methyltransferase RlmN, which produces MKTSIFGLTLEQLTAWLLDNGQKKYRAEQIWDWLYIKRITEFSQMANISKECIHLLEENFVLYTLEQSVKQESADGTIKFLFKMKDGNLIETVLMRFKYGLSVCVTTQVGCNIGCSFCASGLLKKSRDLSSGEIVEQIMKVQQHLDTVKKDERVSHIVVMGIGEPFDNYSNLMSFLNVVNSQKGLAIGARHITVSTSGIVPKIYDYADEGLQVNLAISIHAPTNELRTRIMKINKAYPIEKLMDAIDYYLEKTNRRITFEYILLRDVNDHVEEAVKLAKLLENKRHLSYVNLIPYNPVDEHGQYQQSTPEAISAFYDALKKKGINCGVRHEQGADIDAACGQLRSKQIKKADKATT; this is translated from the coding sequence AAAAATACCGAGCAGAGCAAATTTGGGATTGGTTATATATAAAGCGTATTACTGAGTTTTCACAAATGGCAAACATCAGTAAAGAATGTATTCATTTACTGGAAGAAAACTTCGTTCTTTATACACTAGAACAAAGCGTTAAGCAGGAATCTGCAGACGGTACCATTAAATTCCTGTTTAAAATGAAAGATGGAAATTTAATTGAAACTGTTCTGATGAGATTCAAGTATGGCTTATCAGTCTGTGTGACGACGCAAGTTGGATGTAACATCGGATGTAGTTTTTGTGCAAGTGGTTTACTGAAAAAGAGTCGTGATTTATCTTCAGGAGAAATTGTGGAGCAAATCATGAAAGTTCAGCAACATTTGGATACAGTGAAAAAAGACGAGAGAGTGAGCCATATTGTTGTAATGGGAATTGGCGAACCTTTTGATAACTATTCAAATTTGATGAGTTTCCTAAATGTAGTAAACTCACAAAAAGGACTTGCGATTGGGGCGCGTCATATCACCGTATCAACAAGTGGTATTGTTCCTAAAATTTATGACTATGCTGATGAAGGTTTGCAAGTTAACCTCGCAATTTCAATTCATGCACCGACAAATGAATTGCGTACACGAATCATGAAAATCAATAAAGCTTATCCAATTGAAAAATTAATGGATGCGATTGATTACTATTTAGAAAAAACAAACCGACGAATTACATTTGAATATATCCTGTTACGCGATGTAAACGATCATGTGGAAGAAGCGGTGAAACTAGCCAAATTGCTTGAAAACAAGCGTCACCTTTCATATGTCAATTTAATTCCTTATAACCCGGTTGATGAGCACGGCCAATATCAACAAAGTACGCCAGAAGCAATCAGTGCGTTTTACGATGCACTGAAGAAAAAAGGAATTAACTGTGGAGTACGTCATGAACAAGGTGCAGATATTGATGCTGCATGTGGTCAGTTAAGAAGTAAACAAATAAAAAAAGCTGATAAAGCGACAACATAA
- a CDS encoding acetyl-CoA C-acetyltransferase, protein MSTREVVVVSAVRTAIGSFQGALKDVPATKLGAIVIKEALEKAGLEPNQVSEVIMGNVLQAGLGQNPARQASILAGLHETIPSMTINKVCGSGLKAIHLATQAIIAGDADIVVAGGMENMSQAPYLLKNAREGFRMGDQKVVDSMISDGLWCAFNDYHMGITAENLCDRYEITREQQDEFSARSQERAVQAIDGGKFKEEIVAVEIPQRKGDPIVFDTDEYPKRGTSAEKLGKLRPAFKKEGSVTAGNASGINDGAAAVIVMSKEKADELGLTPLATIVANASAGVDPSVMGIGPVKAVKNVFEKSGLSMADIDLVEANEAFAAQSIAVDRELAFDHDKLNVNGGAIALGHPIGASGARIFVSLLHEMARQDAKTGLATLCIGGGQGVATIVKRA, encoded by the coding sequence ATGTCAACAAGAGAAGTGGTTGTAGTAAGTGCTGTCCGTACAGCAATAGGTTCTTTCCAAGGGGCATTAAAAGACGTACCGGCTACAAAGTTAGGTGCGATTGTCATAAAAGAAGCATTAGAAAAAGCGGGTCTAGAACCAAATCAAGTGAGTGAAGTGATCATGGGGAATGTTTTGCAAGCTGGTTTGGGACAGAACCCTGCTAGACAAGCATCGATTCTTGCAGGTCTTCATGAAACAATTCCTTCCATGACAATTAATAAAGTGTGTGGATCAGGATTGAAAGCGATTCATTTGGCAACACAGGCTATTATCGCAGGAGATGCGGACATTGTTGTGGCAGGTGGAATGGAAAACATGAGCCAAGCTCCATATTTGTTGAAAAATGCGCGTGAAGGTTTCCGAATGGGCGACCAAAAAGTGGTGGATAGCATGATTTCTGACGGCTTATGGTGTGCTTTCAATGATTACCATATGGGCATAACAGCAGAAAATTTATGTGACCGTTACGAAATTACACGTGAACAACAAGATGAATTCTCAGCTCGTTCACAGGAACGTGCGGTTCAGGCGATTGATGGCGGGAAATTTAAAGAAGAAATCGTTGCTGTCGAAATTCCACAACGCAAAGGAGACCCAATCGTATTTGATACGGACGAATATCCAAAACGTGGGACTTCAGCAGAGAAGTTAGGTAAATTGCGACCAGCGTTTAAAAAAGAAGGCAGTGTCACTGCTGGGAATGCTTCCGGTATTAACGACGGAGCAGCAGCGGTTATCGTTATGTCTAAAGAAAAAGCAGATGAGTTAGGTTTAACACCATTAGCAACGATTGTAGCGAACGCATCAGCTGGTGTTGATCCATCCGTTATGGGAATTGGCCCTGTTAAAGCAGTGAAAAATGTTTTTGAAAAATCAGGCCTATCAATGGCGGATATTGACTTAGTGGAAGCAAATGAAGCTTTTGCAGCACAATCAATTGCTGTAGATCGCGAGCTTGCATTTGATCATGACAAGCTGAATGTTAATGGTGGTGCAATCGCTCTAGGACATCCAATCGGCGCGAGTGGTGCACGTATTTTCGTTTCTCTGCTTCATGAAATGGCTAGACAAGATGCGAAGACAGGGTTAGCAACTTTATGTATTGGTGGCGGACAAGGTGTCGCTACAATTGTGAAAAGAGCATAG
- the lexA gene encoding transcriptional repressor LexA, which translates to MKKVSKRQEDILAFIKDEVRKKGYPPSVREIGEAVGLASSSTVHGHLARLESKGLIRRDPTKPRAIEILELDNVTEIRPNVVNVPLIGKVTAGLPITAIENIEEFFPLPETFGTSEDNLFMLEIMGDSMIEAGILNGDYVVVKQQQTANNGDIVVAMTEDDEATVKRFFKEKSYFRLQPENSSMEPIIVEQVSILGKVVGVYRQIH; encoded by the coding sequence TTGAAAAAAGTTTCGAAACGACAAGAAGATATATTAGCTTTTATAAAAGATGAAGTTCGAAAAAAAGGGTATCCACCTTCCGTACGTGAAATCGGCGAAGCGGTTGGACTTGCTTCTAGCTCGACAGTTCATGGTCACTTAGCTCGATTGGAAAGCAAAGGATTAATAAGACGCGACCCTACAAAGCCACGTGCTATTGAAATTTTAGAGCTTGATAACGTTACAGAAATACGACCAAACGTTGTTAATGTGCCTTTGATCGGTAAAGTTACTGCAGGATTGCCTATTACTGCCATTGAAAATATTGAAGAGTTCTTCCCTCTTCCTGAGACTTTCGGAACTTCAGAAGACAATCTCTTCATGCTGGAAATTATGGGAGATAGTATGATAGAAGCCGGAATTTTAAATGGTGACTATGTTGTCGTGAAACAGCAGCAAACTGCAAATAATGGTGATATCGTTGTTGCCATGACTGAAGATGATGAAGCTACTGTTAAACGGTTCTTTAAAGAAAAATCATATTTCCGCCTTCAACCTGAAAACTCATCAATGGAGCCAATAATCGTTGAACAAGTTTCGATACTTGGTAAAGTCGTTGGGGTTTATCGTCAAATCCATTAA
- a CDS encoding LysM peptidoglycan-binding domain-containing protein, producing MNWIKNNQFISLLVAVTLGCTLFFVLFNVNHEESYNEIYIKDGDTLWTLSEKYRGNTPKQDWISEVMVANNLNSQMIHSGDSLIIPDSLQQYAPDHGVEYAGDTE from the coding sequence ATGAATTGGATAAAAAACAATCAATTTATTTCTTTATTAGTAGCAGTAACTTTGGGTTGCACACTATTTTTTGTGCTCTTTAATGTTAACCATGAGGAATCTTACAATGAAATCTACATAAAAGACGGAGATACACTCTGGACGCTATCTGAAAAATATCGTGGTAATACACCAAAACAGGATTGGATTTCTGAAGTGATGGTAGCAAACAACCTAAATTCACAAATGATTCATTCAGGTGATTCTTTAATTATTCCAGACTCTCTACAGCAATACGCACCAGATCATGGAGTGGAATATGCGGGAGACACAGAGTGA